The Streptomyces racemochromogenes DNA segment TGGAGGGTGTGCAGCGTGCCGGGGGTCAGGCCCCAGGAGGGCGCGGCGTCCCAGTGCGCGCGCCAGCGGGCGCGGTCGGCGGGGGTGGTGGTGAGGTACGCCTCGGCGGGCGTGCCGGGGTTCACGGCGAGGTGGGCGGGGTCCCGGTCGTCCCAGGCGTTCGCGAACCAGGCGAGGCTCTGGCGCAGGAACACGGTGTCGGGGCGGGGGGCCGGAAGCACGCCCCGGGTGAAGACGGCGAGGCCGGCGGGGCCGGGGTGGAAGCGGGCCGCGCGGGGGTCGGCGTCGACGTCGGCGCGGGCCTGGGGCAGGAACAGCTCGGCACGCGCCAGGGCGTCGAGGTAGCCCGGCCAGTCCCCGCGCCGCTTCGCCTCGTACAGCTCCCTCTCGATCGCACTCGGCGCCGTCCAGCCATCCATACGGGGGACCCTATACGGGCCCCGGGAGCGCGCACTCGGCCCACACGGTCTTGCCGACCACGCGCTGTGACGTCCCCCACCGCAGGGCGAGGGCCTGCACGATCGCGAGGCCGCGCCCGTACTGGTCCTCGTCTGCCACCGTTCGCGGCTCGGGCCACCGCTCGCCCTTCGGATCGGTGACCGCGATGCGGAGCACTGCTCCGTCGAGCTGCACCTCGACCCGGATGTACCGGTCCCGGACCGCCCCGTGCAGCAGCGCGTTCGTGACGAGCTCGCTGGTCAGCAGCGCCACGTCCGAGGCCACCCGGGGCTCCCCCCACGCCACGGCCAGCCACGCGGCCCACCGCCGGGCGGCGGGCACGGAGTCCTGGCGGGGCGGGTAGTTGCGGACGCCGTAGCGGGTGAGGGTGGACATCGCGCCTCCTGGTCGGGCGGTGGCCTGCCGGCGCCCGCAGTGCGGGCATACCGGTGCGCTTCCGCCAACTCTGCCTGTGCGGTGAGCAGTTCGTCACCGACCGTAGGGGTGTCGTGACTCCGGAGGCAAGTGGCTCGGGGGAAATGTTCCCCGTGTGGGTGAGAGGTGTCGACTTGCCCACCGCGAGGGCGCGAAACTGTCGCGGTGAACGGTGGAAGGCGAGCAGACCAGGGCAACCGCGTGTCGACCGTGCTGGGCCGTCGGCTGGGCGGCGAGCTGTACAAGTTCCGCACGGCGGCCGGCAAGACCCAGCAGCAGGCGGCGCAGGCGATCAGCGCCACGACGACCAAAGTCACCAAGATGGAGAGCGGTTGGGTCCCGATGCGGGATCCCGACCTCCGGGTGCTGTGCGAGTTCTACGGTGTGACCGACGCGGACGTCGTGAACGGCCTGCTCGACCTGGCGCGGCTGGACCGAGAGCGCCGCAAGGCCAAGGGATGGTGGCAACACGTCCCGACGGTGAGGAACTTCTCCGAATACGTCGCGATGGAGGACGTCGCCACGCACATCCGGACCTGGCAACTGGCCCTGATCCCCGGGCTGCTGCAAACCCCCGACTACGTACGTTCCCTGGGCGTCAGCTCCGACTCGTGGACGCACCCGGACCAGATCGAGGAGATGGTCACCACCCGGATCAAGCGGCAGGGCCGGCTTTGGGGCGACCGGCCACTGGAGTTCCACGCCGTCATCTGGGAGGCGGCGCTGCGCCAGGAGATCGGTGGCCGCGACGTCATGAGCGGACAGCTCAACCACCTCGTCGACGTGGCCGGCCGCCCCAACGTCCACGTGCAGGTGCTGCCCTTCCGGGCGGATGCGATCCGCAGTGTGCCGAGTGCGTTCAACCTCCTGTCCTTCGGAGAACCCGGGGCGGTCGACGTGGGCTACTCGGAGAGCCTCGGCGCTACTGTGTGGACGGAGGGCGCGGAAGCAACCGAGGTGTACGCCCGGGCGTTCGACCGCGTGGCGCGCATGAGCCTTGCCCCGCGGGACTCAGTCCACCTGATCGAGGCCATCAGTAAGGGAATGCAGGGATGAGCGAGTACCGGTTCGTGAAGTCCAGCTACAGCAACAGCACGAACGACACCGACTGCGTCGAGGTCGCCACGAACGTGCCCGGCACGGTCGCGGTCCGCGACAGCAAGCACACGGACGGCCCCCTCATCCGCGTCACCCCCACCGCCTGGGCGGCCTTCGCGGGGTCGCGTTGAACAGCGGCATAACCGTCTACTGGCGGCCCGGCTGCGTCTTCTGCATGAAGCTCTGGACCCAGCTCCGCCTGACCGGCACCCCGTACCGGCCCGTGAACATCTGGCGGGACGCGGACGCGGCGGCGTTCGTCCGCAGCGTCAACGACGGCAACGAGACCGTCCCCACGGTCCGCGTCGTCTCCGCCTCCGGGGAGGAGTCGGTCATGACCAATCCGAGCCTGGCCCAGGTCCGAGCGGCCCTGGCGGCCTGAGCCCCGCGCGGACGCGCAGGGCGTTGTCAGTGGCGCCTGATAGTTTCCGCGTCGGGATAGAGGCCGGTCGGAGAACCCCAGGGGTCCGCGGTCAAGGGGGGTGGGCACAAAAGTCCCCGGCCGTGGCCCGGGACTCTGGAGGCGGTCCGTGAACCCACCCCCCTCCCTCCCTCCCCCCGGACCTCAGCCGTGCTTCGGCGACGTCGGCTTGTGGCCCGGGTAGACGTGGTCCGGGGTGACGATCTCCGTGATGGCCTCGCCGAAGAGCGTGCTGGGTTCCTGGCCGTCGTGCAGGACGTCCGTGTTCAGGATGACCACCAGCGTCGCCCGCTCCTCCGGCAGGTACACGCCGAGGCTCTCGTAGCCCGGCAGCGAGCCGTTGTGGCCGATCCAGCCCTGGACGTCGAACAGGCCCAGGCCGTAGCCGGCGCCGGGGATGCCGACCGGGGTGGTCTTCAGGCGTTCCGCCTGGGTCGCGGGCTTCAGCAGGGTGCCCGTCGCCAGGGTCTTCGCCCAGCTGCGCAGGTCCTCCAGGTCCGAGATCATCGCGCCGGCCGCCCAGGCCCAGGAGGGGTTCCAGTCCGTCGAGTTCACGATCTCGCCCGACGCCGACTGGTCGGTGTAGCCCTGGGCGTGCGGGGAGGGGAAGGCCGCGTTGGTGGGGAAGAGGGTGTGGTGCAGCCCCGCCGGGTCGATGACCTGCTGTTTCAGGACCTGCTGGAGGGGCTGCCCGGTGACCTTCTCGATGACCAGGCCCAGCAGGATCAGGTTGGTGTTGGAGTACTCGAACTTGGCGTTCGGCGCGAAGTTCACCGGGTGCTTGAACGAGTAGCCGAGGAGCTGCTGCGGGGTGAAGGGGCGGGTGCCGTCCGTGGTGAGCGCCTTCTCGAAGGCGTCGTCCTCGCTGTAGTTGAACAGGCCGCTGCGCATGCCGGCCAGCTCGCGCAGGGTGATGCGGTCGCCGTTCGGGACGCCGGAGACGTACCGGCCGATGGGGTCGTCCAGGCCCACCTTGCCCTGGTCGACGAGGCGGAGCAGGGCGGTGACGGTGAAGGTCTTGGTCTGGCTGCCGATGCGGGTGTAGAAGTCCGTCCGCATCCGGGCGCCGGTCTCCTTGTCGGCCACCCCGAACGTCCTCACGTAGCTGCCCTTGCCCGGCGCCCACAGCCCCACGATCACCCCCGGGACCTTCGCCTCGCGCAGGGTGTCCTGGACGGCCTTGTCCAGCTTCGCGGCGACGGCCGGGGTCAGCTCAGGGAAGTCCTGGGACGGCGACGGTGACGGCCCGGCCGTCCCGTACGCGGGGCCGGCGGTGGCCGGCGCGAGGAGTGCTCCGGCGGCGGCCAGGGCCACGCAGGCCCGGCGCAGCCGGATACGGGCGGTCGGCGTCATGGCGCGGCCTCCTGCCGTCCAGGGAACCCGGGACCCCGAGGAACCTCAGCGTAGGCCCGGGGTCCCCGGCCCGCCCGGCGGGCGGTCAGGGGCCGGCGGTGCGGGCGGCGCCGCGCAGGCGGCGCCAGGTGCGGCCGACGGAGGTCAGGCCGCCGGTCCGGGCGGCGGCGTCCCAGGTCCGGGCCGTCTCCGCGAGCGGCGGCGCGGGCTCGGCGGGCTGCCGGGCGCGGGCGGCCCGGGCCGCGAGCCGCAGGTCGTCCGGGGTCACGGTGGCGGACGCCGTGCGGACCTGGCGGAGCAGCGCGGCGCAGGCGTCGGCGAGGGCGGGCTCGCCCAGCGGGCGGGCCGGCAGGTCCAGGCCCTCGGTGAGCAGCTTCTCCAGGGCGGTCCGCAGGTCCTGGAGGCAGATGTCGCGGATGGTCAGCGACAGGTGCGCGGACAGCCCGGCGGCGCCCACCGCGCGGTGGGCGAAGCCGCGCGGGACGTAGAGCACGCCGCCGGGTTCGAGGACGGTGTGCAGGAGGCGCGGGGAGTGCTCGTCGTCCGGGAGCTCGCCCGGCCGCCAGTCCGCCACCGTCGGCGCGTCGTGGACGTACCAGGTCTTGCTGCCCGCGACCTGGAGGACGAACACGTCGGCGTCGTCGCGGTGCACCGCGAGTCCCTGACCGCCGACGGGCGTGACGAAGAAGAACGCCTCCACGCGCCGGTCGAGCTCCTCGGACAGCCGCGCCACCAGCTCGCCCGTCGGCCGGTGCCACTGGTCGACGCAGCGCAGCAGCAGCGTCGCCCCGGCGCGCAGCTGGGCGACGACCCTGGCGCGGTCGGCGAAGCCGGAGTACGTGATGCCGTTGACGACGCGGGAGGCGGTGTAGGCGTCGGGCAGTACGACGACCTTGTTGGAGCGGACCATCTCCAGGTACGGGGTGCGCAGCAGGCCCGAGTCGAAGGCGGCGTCCAGCTCGTCGAGGTCGAACGGCGCGGCGGACGACGGCGGGGTGAAGACGGCCGGCTCGCGCTGCCAGCGGCGCCCGGCGAAGTCCGCGACGTCGCCGACCCAGGCGGCCAGTACGGACGATCTCATGAGGTGTCCCCCGTCGGTGCCGGCGCTCATGCCCCGGTCTCCGCGTCGAAGCGGACGGAGAGCAGCGAGCGCAGCGGGACGTGTGTCCGCCCGTCCTCCGTGCGCAGGGTGATCCGGTTCTCGAAGGCGACCTCCAGCAGGCGTTCGGCCAGCGGGACGACCAGGTGCTTGGCCCAGCAGCGGGCGCCGTCGAAGCCGAACGGCATGAACGCGGGCGTCTTCTCCGGGTCCGCGACGCCCGCCCACCGCTCCGGCTGGAACTCCAGCGGGTCGGTCCAGAAGTCGGGGTGGCGGTGCATCAGCAGCGGGAACAGCGCGACGTCGTCCTCGGGCCGGATCTCCGGGTGCAGGGCGGCGTACGCGTCCCCGCCCTTGCGCCACAGCATCCAGGCGGGCGGCAGCAGCCGCAGCGTCTCCCACAGGAACGGCGTCAGGCCGGGGCGGGCCGCCCGCTGCTCCCGGGCCGGTCCCATGAGCCACAGGGCGTTGCCGGCCAGGGCGGCCACGCCGTCGCAGAGGGTGGCGCTCGCCCGCCGGTACAGGGCGACGGCCTGCTTCCGTTCGAGGGTGCCGGACGCGTCGCGGATCTGCCCGGCCAGTGCGCCGGCCGTGTCTCCGGCGCCGGAGGCCGGCCAGAGGGTGACGGCGCGGTCAACGAGCCGGGAGAGGGCGTCGGAGCCGGTGACGCCGCGCTTGGACAGCAGGGACACCGGCAGCGGGTCGGAGGCGAACAGCCACCGGCGCAGGTAGGAGGTGGCCGCGTACGGCCAGGCGCCCGACAGCCCGCGCGCGGGCGGCGGCGGGGCGGCGATGGCGGCCGTGACGTCCTGGCCCAGGGCGCGGATCGTCCGCGTCGCGCTGTCGTGCGGGATGTCGGCGCCCGCGGCGGGCTTGTAGACGGACCGTTCCGCCGACAGGACGGGGCGGGCCGCGACGACCTCGGCCATCAGGGCGGGATCGCAGACGCCGACCGTGGACGCGTCGATCCGGAAGACCGTTTCCTTCCTGGCCAGCAGGTCCTGGATGCGCGGGGCGTAGACGACGCGGTGGCCGCCGGCCGCCTTCGGGGCCGTTTCGGGCATGGGGCTCCTGCCTCCGGGGTGAAGGACGTGGGGCGCCGGAGCGCGAGACGCGACAGGGGGATGCCGCGTCCCGCGCCGACCGGGGTGGGTCAGATGACGTGCAGGACCCACGCGTGCTGGGCGAGCTCCTCGTCCTTCTTGAACTTCTTCACCAGCGCCTTGATCATCTTCATCTGCTGCTCCCTGTGGGGATCGAGGAATCGATCGGAGTGCCGCCGCGGAGGCCGGTTGACCTGCGGTGACCGGCTTCATGCTGGTCGGCGCCGCTGACGTTCGGCTCACGCGTTGCTAACGCCCGCCCGCGGGCGGTGCCGCCCAGTACGGTGGGCGTCCCAGGGCAACTCGGCTTCGGCAGGGGGCGGTTATGCGCGGCGGAACGGTAGCGGTGGTCGGCGGGAGCATCGCGGGGTGCGCGTTCGCCTCCGCCGCGGTGCGGGCCGGGGCCGACGGGGTGGTCGTACTGGAGCGCACGCGCGGGCGGCTCGCGGACCGCGGGGTCGGGCTGTGCGTGCACGACGAGCGCGCCGCCGAACTGGCCGCCGCCGGGGCGCTGCCGGGCGGGATCCCCGCGCACCGGCTGCTGCGCCGGCGGTGGGTGGTGCGGGACGGCGGGGCCGGGCCGGGCGGGCGGATGATCTGGGAGCAGCCCTTCCCGTTCCACTCCTACCACTGGGGGCTGCTGTGGCGCGGGCTGCGCGAGGCCATGCCGCAGGAGGTCGTGTACCGGCAGGGCGTGGCCGTCGCCGGGGTCGCCGGGGACGGGGGCGGGGCCGAGGTGCGGCTCGGGGACGGCTCCGTCGAGCGGTACGACCTGGCGGTCGGCGCGGACGGGTACCGGTCGGTGGTGCGGGAGGCGGTGGCGCCGGGGGCGCGGCCGCACTACGCCGGGTACGTGTGCTGGCGGGGGAACTTCGACGCGGGGCTGCTGGAGGGGGCCGACGCGTACCCCGAGGCCGTGACCACCGTGTGCTTCCCCGGCGGGAGCTGCGTGATCTACCGGATCCCCGGGCCGGACGGGCCGCGCGTCAACTGGGTGCTGTACGCGCCGCCCCCGCCGGACGGGCGGCTGCGCTTCGACGACCCCACGAGCTTCCCGCCGGGCGCGCTGACCCCCGAACTGCTGGAACACCTGCGGGCGTTGCTGGAGCGGGAGTTCCCGCCGTACTGGGGCCGGGCGCTGGGCCTCACCGCGCCGGCGGACACCTTCGTACAGCCCATCTACGACCTGGAGACCGCGAGCACCACCGCCGGCCGGCTCCTCCTCGCCGGTGACGCCGCCACCGTGGTCCGCCCGCACAACACGAGCGGCGCCGCGAAGGCGCTCCAGGACGCCACCGCCTTCGGGGCCGCGTGGGCCGGGGCGGCCACGTGGGAGGAACTGCTGCGGGACTACCAGGCGGCCAGGGGCGCGGCCGGGCGGGAACTGGTCGCGCTGGCGCGGCGGCTGGGGCGGGCGCAGGTGGAACGGACCCCGCAGTGGGGGCGGATGAGCGGCGCCGAGGCCGAGGCGTGGTGGCGGGGGCAGTTGGGGGGTGCCGCCGGGATCGGGGGGCAGTCGATGACGCGGTAGCCCTGGCCGGGCGGTTGTGCGGTTCGGCCGCCGCTGCCGGTGCCCTGGCCGGGCGGGTGGCGGGTGCCGGTGCCCTGCCGGGCGGTGGTGCCGGGGCCCTGCCGGGTGGTGGTGCCGGGTGCGGGCGGGTTTGCCGCTGCGCGGGCTGCTCCCCGCCCCGCCCTTCGCCCGTTCCCCGGGCTGCGCCCGGACCCCTCCTGGGGGCTCCGCCCCCAGACCCCCGCGCCTCAAACGCCGGCGGGGCTGGAATTTCGCTGCGCGAAATCCAGCCCGCGCGGCGTTTGAGCGCAACGGGGTCCGGGGCGGAGCCCCGGGTCTTTGAGCCGCGCCCGGCGACTGAGGGCGAGAACGGTTGAAGGGCGGGTAGGGGACGGCCCCGCGCAGCGGCGCCCCGGCCCCCGCGGGAGCCGGAGACGTACGACCCCCCCGTGCCACCGCGCGACCGTGCGGGCTCCCTTGACGGGCGGCGAGCCCGGGGAGACGCTCCCCGGGCTCACGACCGAGGGTTGCAGCTGGGGGGCCGGGGATGCCGGAGGAGTCTGTCCAGACGGTGGGGGAGCTGCGGGCGCAGCTCGTGGAGTGCGGGGCGCGCTGGAGCGTCAGCGAGCACCTGGCGGACGAGGAGCCGGTGCCGAGGCCCGCCCTCGGGCTGGAGCCGGGGGTGAACCTGACGCCCGCCGCCGAGGCGGGCTCCGTGGACCTGCGGGCGCTCGTGGGGCGGGCGAGCGGCAACCCGCACCTGACCCGGCGGCGCGCCGCCAACGGCCTGCTGGCCGGGAGCGGCACGGCCCCGGGGCGGCCCGCGGCCGTCGACTGGCGCAGCCGCTGGGGCTGGCCCTGGCTGACGAAGGTCAAGGACCAGAACCCCTGCGGTTCCTGCTGGGCCTTCGGCGCGGCCGGGCTCGTCGAGTCGATGGCCCGCATCGAGCACGACGTATGGGCCGAACGCTCCGAGGGCGACGTCCACGACGGGCTGAAGTCCACCTGCGGGCAGGGGAGCAACCCGGAGACGGCCCTCGACTGGATCAAGGACAACGGCGGCCTCGCCGACCCCGACTGCTGGCCCTACAGCACCCCGCCCCCCGGCCTGCCGGCCGAGCGGCGCGACGCCTGGCGCGCCGAGTACACGCCCAGCTGGGACCGCTCGGGCCGGACCGTCCGCATCGGCGACTACGTACGCCTCGGCGACGTCGAGCAGCAGAAGGTGTGGCTGGACACGGTCGGGCCGCTGACCGCCTGCTTCGACGTCTACGACGACTTCTTCGGGCTGGGGGCGGGGGTGTACCACCGCACCAGCGACCGGCTGGCCGGCGGGCACTGCGTGCTGGTCGTCGGCTACGACGACGCGGCCGGCTGCTGGCTGTTCAAGAACTCCTGGGGGCCCGGCTACCACGTCGGCGGCTACGGCCGCATCGCCTACGGCGAGGTCAACATCGACTACTGGGCCAAGTGCGGGCTGCGCGGCACCAACCCCGACCCCTGGAGCAAGCGCCGCCTGCACGCGGGCAGCACCTACGAGAGCGGCAACGGCCGCGCCCACCGCAACTTCGAGATGGCGGCGACCGCCGGCGGCGGCAGGCTCCAGCACTGGTGGCGCGAGGGGGACGCCCCCTTCGCCTGGGCCCGGGGCCGGACCTACGCCTCCGACGCCTCGGGCCAGCCCGCGTTCACCGGCACCACCTACAACCGGAACATGGAGTCCCTGCACGTCACCACGGGCGGCCGGCTGCGGCACTGGTACTACGAGCAGGCCTTCGGCGTCTGGCGCGACGGCGGCGCCTTCGGCCCGGGCGACGCGGCCGTCGGCTCGACCCCGGCCTTCATCCAGAGCGACTACGGCAAGCCCGGCAACTTCGAGGTGGTCGTCCGCACCGCCGACGGCCGCCTCAACCACTGGTGGCGGATCAACGGCGCCCCCTGGACCTGGAACGACGGCGGCCGCTTCGCCTCCGGCATCGCCCACTACGGCCCCGCCCTCGTCCAGACCCGCTCCCGCACCCTCGACCTGGTCGCGGCCCGCACCGACGGCCGGATGCAGCTGTGGTGGCGCGACGACCCGAACGGCTTCGTCTGGCGGGCCGGGGAGGTCTTCGGCGGCCGCGCCAGCTCCGCACCCTGCCTGATCGAGGGCCAGTACGGGGCCGCCGACGAGGACACCGCCGGGAACTACGAGCTGTGCGTGGCGGTCGCCGACGGCCGGATCGAGCACTGGTGGCGGGGGAACGCGGCCGGTGCGCCCTGGGCCCGCGGCGCGGTCTTCGGGCACGACGCGGTCGCCGTCACCGGGATGCTCCAGGGCAGTTTCGGGTTCAACCTGGAAGTCCTCGTCCTGCGCACCGACCGGCTGCTCCAGCACTACTGGCGCGACGGCGCGGGCTGGCACGAGGGGGCGGTGATCGGCCCGGCGTGAACCGGGCGCGGACCACGAGGGAGGCGGCCGGTGGAGGTGCGCGGGATCGCGCTGCGCGCCGGGGAGTCGTACGAGCTGCGGCTCACCGGGCGCGGGGCGCGCGGGTACGTGTGGACCTGGCAGGTCAGCGGGGACACCGACGCCGTCGCCGTGGCGGAGGCGCCGGGCTCCGCTCCCCCGCGGGCGGAGCCCGGCGCGCCGCTGGCCCGGACGTACGTGGTGCGCGGCCGCCGCCCCGGCGGGCGGGCCCGGATCCGCTTCGCGCAGGTCCGGCCGCCCTACCCCGAGGAGGCCCCGTACGACGAGTTCGTCCTGGACGTGGAGGTCACCGGCGGGGCTTGAGCGCCCAGTGCTGGAAGGCCTCCAGCGGGCCCCGTTCGAAGTACCGCAGCCACAGCCGGGACCCGGCGGCCAGGGCCAGGCCCACCGCCGCCCACAGGCCCATCACCCACCACGGCCCGCTGCCCTCGAACCGGGCGGCCAGCCCGAGCCCGAGGCCGTAGCAGAGCAGTACGCACAGCAGGTTCTGGCCGACGTAGCAGGACAGGGCGGTGCGCCCGACGGAGCCGAGCGCCGCCGCGCCGGGGACGGCGAACCGGTCGAGGGCCCACCCGATGAGGCCGATGTAGCCGACGGCGACGAGCGGGGCGATGCCGTACCGGCCCAGGACGAAGAAGTCGGGGCCGCCCAGCTCGGCGGCGATGCCCAGGGGCAGTCCCAGGCCCAGCCCCCAGCCGGCCATCCGGACGCGGATCCGGCGCCCGGCGGCGGTCGGGCCGAAGGCGCCGGCGCGGTGGAGGCGGACGCCGAGGAGGAAGAGGAACACCAGCAGCCCGAAGGTGAAGACCGGCTCGATGCGCAGGGCCAGGGCGTTGTCGAGCCGGAAGCCGATCTGCTCGGCCCAGCCGCCGTCCGCGTAGAGCCGTACGGCCTCGGGGTCGACCGTCTTGGGGGAGTCGGGGGTGACGGCGTCGGCAAGGGTCACCAGGCCGACCAGGGTCAGGTGGACGCCGGCCGCGACCCACATCGCGACCCGCCGCACCCGCTCGGAGCGGGCCAGCAGCCAGGCCACCAGCAGCGCGGTGACGGCGTACCCCATGAGCACGTCCCAGGCGAAGACCAGGACGAAGTGGACGGTCCCCTCCAGGAAGAGGAACGCGGCCCGCCGCGGGTAGCGGCCGGGCCAGGGATCGCCCCGGCGGGCGGCGGAGTCGTACTGGATGGCCAGGCCCACGCCGAACAGGATCGTCAGCAGCGAGAGGAACTTGCCGTCGGCCAGGAAGCGGAAGGCCGTCTCGGCGATGGTCGCGGCGGACGGGTCGGCGACCGGGTCCGGCAGGCTCAGGCCGCCCTGCAGGACGCTCCACTCGGAGCCGGGCGAGGCGAAGATCCAGACGTTGGTCATGAGCGTGCCGAGGATGGCGGCGCCGCGCAGGACGTCGAGCAGGGGAAGCCGGGACGCGGTCGTGTCCGCCCGGGGTGTGACGAGGGTGTCGGCCATGACTCCAGCGTCCCGGGGCGCACCGCCGGCTTCTTCCTGCCGGTGGAGGAACGCGGACTACACCCTTCGATGCAGTCCCGGCCCCCGGCGTCCACATCGCGGACGGCCTGATCGGTGCATCCCTCATGTATCTATCCTGTGCGCATGCCGCCAGCCACTCCCCCGGCCACCCGCGCCGCCACCGCCGCCGAACGCGTCTACCACCACGTCAAGCAGGGCGTACTGGACCGCCGCTACGAGGGCGGGACCCTGCTCACCGAGGGCGAGCTCGCCGGGGACGTCGGGGTCTCCCGCACCCCCGTCCGCGAGGCCCTCCTGCGGCTGGAGACCGAGGGCCTGCTGCGGCTCTACCCGAAGAAGGGCGCGCTGGTGCTGCCGGTCTCCGCCCAGGAGATCGCCGACGTGGTCGAAACCCGGCTGCTGGTCGAGGAGTTCACCGTACGCAGGGCCGTACCGGCCCCGCCCGCCCTGCTGGAGCGGCTCGCGGAGCTGCTGGCGGAACTGCGGCTGTACGCGGACCGGGGCGACCTCGCCGCGATGACCACCGCCGACCGGTGCTTCCACGCCGAGATCGTCCGCCACGCCGGGAACCAGATCCTCAGCCGGCTCTACGACCAGCTCCGCGACCGGCAGCTGCGGATGGGCGCGGCCCTGCTGCACGC contains these protein-coding regions:
- a CDS encoding cytochrome P450, whose amino-acid sequence is MPETAPKAAGGHRVVYAPRIQDLLARKETVFRIDASTVGVCDPALMAEVVAARPVLSAERSVYKPAAGADIPHDSATRTIRALGQDVTAAIAAPPPPARGLSGAWPYAATSYLRRWLFASDPLPVSLLSKRGVTGSDALSRLVDRAVTLWPASGAGDTAGALAGQIRDASGTLERKQAVALYRRASATLCDGVAALAGNALWLMGPAREQRAARPGLTPFLWETLRLLPPAWMLWRKGGDAYAALHPEIRPEDDVALFPLLMHRHPDFWTDPLEFQPERWAGVADPEKTPAFMPFGFDGARCWAKHLVVPLAERLLEVAFENRITLRTEDGRTHVPLRSLLSVRFDAETGA
- a CDS encoding ATP-binding protein, producing MSTLTRYGVRNYPPRQDSVPAARRWAAWLAVAWGEPRVASDVALLTSELVTNALLHGAVRDRYIRVEVQLDGAVLRIAVTDPKGERWPEPRTVADEDQYGRGLAIVQALALRWGTSQRVVGKTVWAECALPGPV
- a CDS encoding FAD-dependent monooxygenase, whose amino-acid sequence is MRGGTVAVVGGSIAGCAFASAAVRAGADGVVVLERTRGRLADRGVGLCVHDERAAELAAAGALPGGIPAHRLLRRRWVVRDGGAGPGGRMIWEQPFPFHSYHWGLLWRGLREAMPQEVVYRQGVAVAGVAGDGGGAEVRLGDGSVERYDLAVGADGYRSVVREAVAPGARPHYAGYVCWRGNFDAGLLEGADAYPEAVTTVCFPGGSCVIYRIPGPDGPRVNWVLYAPPPPDGRLRFDDPTSFPPGALTPELLEHLRALLEREFPPYWGRALGLTAPADTFVQPIYDLETASTTAGRLLLAGDAATVVRPHNTSGAAKALQDATAFGAAWAGAATWEELLRDYQAARGAAGRELVALARRLGRAQVERTPQWGRMSGAEAEAWWRGQLGGAAGIGGQSMTR
- a CDS encoding serine hydrolase domain-containing protein produces the protein MTPTARIRLRRACVALAAAGALLAPATAGPAYGTAGPSPSPSQDFPELTPAVAAKLDKAVQDTLREAKVPGVIVGLWAPGKGSYVRTFGVADKETGARMRTDFYTRIGSQTKTFTVTALLRLVDQGKVGLDDPIGRYVSGVPNGDRITLRELAGMRSGLFNYSEDDAFEKALTTDGTRPFTPQQLLGYSFKHPVNFAPNAKFEYSNTNLILLGLVIEKVTGQPLQQVLKQQVIDPAGLHHTLFPTNAAFPSPHAQGYTDQSASGEIVNSTDWNPSWAWAAGAMISDLEDLRSWAKTLATGTLLKPATQAERLKTTPVGIPGAGYGLGLFDVQGWIGHNGSLPGYESLGVYLPEERATLVVILNTDVLHDGQEPSTLFGEAITEIVTPDHVYPGHKPTSPKHG
- a CDS encoding C1 family peptidase — its product is MPEESVQTVGELRAQLVECGARWSVSEHLADEEPVPRPALGLEPGVNLTPAAEAGSVDLRALVGRASGNPHLTRRRAANGLLAGSGTAPGRPAAVDWRSRWGWPWLTKVKDQNPCGSCWAFGAAGLVESMARIEHDVWAERSEGDVHDGLKSTCGQGSNPETALDWIKDNGGLADPDCWPYSTPPPGLPAERRDAWRAEYTPSWDRSGRTVRIGDYVRLGDVEQQKVWLDTVGPLTACFDVYDDFFGLGAGVYHRTSDRLAGGHCVLVVGYDDAAGCWLFKNSWGPGYHVGGYGRIAYGEVNIDYWAKCGLRGTNPDPWSKRRLHAGSTYESGNGRAHRNFEMAATAGGGRLQHWWREGDAPFAWARGRTYASDASGQPAFTGTTYNRNMESLHVTTGGRLRHWYYEQAFGVWRDGGAFGPGDAAVGSTPAFIQSDYGKPGNFEVVVRTADGRLNHWWRINGAPWTWNDGGRFASGIAHYGPALVQTRSRTLDLVAARTDGRMQLWWRDDPNGFVWRAGEVFGGRASSAPCLIEGQYGAADEDTAGNYELCVAVADGRIEHWWRGNAAGAPWARGAVFGHDAVAVTGMLQGSFGFNLEVLVLRTDRLLQHYWRDGAGWHEGAVIGPA
- a CDS encoding JmjC domain-containing protein; the encoded protein is MSAGTDGGHLMRSSVLAAWVGDVADFAGRRWQREPAVFTPPSSAAPFDLDELDAAFDSGLLRTPYLEMVRSNKVVVLPDAYTASRVVNGITYSGFADRARVVAQLRAGATLLLRCVDQWHRPTGELVARLSEELDRRVEAFFFVTPVGGQGLAVHRDDADVFVLQVAGSKTWYVHDAPTVADWRPGELPDDEHSPRLLHTVLEPGGVLYVPRGFAHRAVGAAGLSAHLSLTIRDICLQDLRTALEKLLTEGLDLPARPLGEPALADACAALLRQVRTASATVTPDDLRLAARAARARQPAEPAPPLAETARTWDAAARTGGLTSVGRTWRRLRGAARTAGP
- a CDS encoding DUF397 domain-containing protein produces the protein MSEYRFVKSSYSNSTNDTDCVEVATNVPGTVAVRDSKHTDGPLIRVTPTAWAAFAGSR
- a CDS encoding DUF5753 domain-containing protein; this encodes MSTVLGRRLGGELYKFRTAAGKTQQQAAQAISATTTKVTKMESGWVPMRDPDLRVLCEFYGVTDADVVNGLLDLARLDRERRKAKGWWQHVPTVRNFSEYVAMEDVATHIRTWQLALIPGLLQTPDYVRSLGVSSDSWTHPDQIEEMVTTRIKRQGRLWGDRPLEFHAVIWEAALRQEIGGRDVMSGQLNHLVDVAGRPNVHVQVLPFRADAIRSVPSAFNLLSFGEPGAVDVGYSESLGATVWTEGAEATEVYARAFDRVARMSLAPRDSVHLIEAISKGMQG
- a CDS encoding protease inhibitor I42 family protein encodes the protein MEVRGIALRAGESYELRLTGRGARGYVWTWQVSGDTDAVAVAEAPGSAPPRAEPGAPLARTYVVRGRRPGGRARIRFAQVRPPYPEEAPYDEFVLDVEVTGGA
- a CDS encoding DUF418 domain-containing protein: MADTLVTPRADTTASRLPLLDVLRGAAILGTLMTNVWIFASPGSEWSVLQGGLSLPDPVADPSAATIAETAFRFLADGKFLSLLTILFGVGLAIQYDSAARRGDPWPGRYPRRAAFLFLEGTVHFVLVFAWDVLMGYAVTALLVAWLLARSERVRRVAMWVAAGVHLTLVGLVTLADAVTPDSPKTVDPEAVRLYADGGWAEQIGFRLDNALALRIEPVFTFGLLVFLFLLGVRLHRAGAFGPTAAGRRIRVRMAGWGLGLGLPLGIAAELGGPDFFVLGRYGIAPLVAVGYIGLIGWALDRFAVPGAAALGSVGRTALSCYVGQNLLCVLLCYGLGLGLAARFEGSGPWWVMGLWAAVGLALAAGSRLWLRYFERGPLEAFQHWALKPRR
- a CDS encoding mycoredoxin gives rise to the protein MNSGITVYWRPGCVFCMKLWTQLRLTGTPYRPVNIWRDADAAAFVRSVNDGNETVPTVRVVSASGEESVMTNPSLAQVRAALAA